A region of Solanum dulcamara chromosome 7, daSolDulc1.2, whole genome shotgun sequence DNA encodes the following proteins:
- the LOC129895548 gene encoding uncharacterized protein LOC129895548, with protein MRPLSSSSSPMLPNDATESGDAAERRLREAEERLREAIEELQRRQRRARGIYPPCDHADDSCVANAIGNVCQSFLLSYGVRVGIGILLRAFKLARRQSYSSLLDLKQLVSEKDLIVREEACRIGLLFGGFSGSYHALRCLLRKLRRKETPLNAILAGSVAGLSILALDDSNRRRTLALYLLARLSQCAYNSAKSKNRFHLWGSHWSHGDSLLFALACAQVMYSFIMRPESLPKAYRDFIQKTGPVAAPVYKAVKDCCRGSPVDVASLHACLTKAKVSTSMKLEEFPSIIPCSVIHPGTKSCLVHDANAAAATFRKTFPLYFSLTFVPFVVLRLQKFMDAPTRTCWYALTGAVRSTTFLSAFVGIFQAVICCHRKVASKDHKLLYWVAGALSGLSVLLEKKARRGELALYVLPRAADSLWYILVNRHLLPDIKNAEVPLFCACMGGIMYYLEHEPDTMAPFLRGLIRRFLASRISNPTPPSNRNASYTYLHTLDAMKEPKMPEIRETETLTAEKYNLESIPGL; from the exons ATGCGTCCTCTGTCCTCTTCTTCGTCGCCGATGTTACCTAACGACGCTACTGAAAGCGGTGACGCCGCCGAGCGCCGTCTTCGTGAGGCGGAGGAGCGCTTAAGAGAGGCAATTGAAGAGCTTCAGCGCCGGCAACGTCGTGCTCGGGGTATCTACCCGCCCTGTGACCATGCCGATGACTCCTGTGTTGCCAACGCAATTGGTAACGTTTGCCAAAGTTTTCTTCTCTCTTACGGTGTGCGCGTTGGCATCGGAATTCTCCTCCGAGCTTTTAAGCTCGCTCGACGCCAGTCCTATTCCTCTCTACTCGATCTCAAG CAACTTGTGTCCGAAAAAGATTTAATTGTAAGAGAGGAAGCATGTCGAATTGGTTTGCTCTTTGGGGGATTTAGTGGTTCGTATCATGCTCTAAGATGCTTGCTAAGAAAGCTGAGAAGAAAAGAGACACCCTTAAATGC AATTTTAGCAGGTTCAGTGGCAGGTCTGTCTATTTTAGCATTAGATGATTCCAACAGGCGGCGGACTCTTGCCTTGTATCTTCTGGCAAGGCTATCACAG TGTGCGTATAATTCTGCCAAATCCAAGAACCGGTTTCATCTCTGGGGAAGTCATTGGAGTCATGGGGATTCTTTACTCTTTGCATTGGCATGTGCCCAG GTTATGTATTCCTTCATAATGCGTCCTGAGAGCCTTCCAAAAGCATATAGAGATTTCATTCAGAAGACTGGGCCTGTTGCAGCACCAGTCTACAAAGCTGTTAAGGATTGCTGTAGAGGCTCTCCAGTTGATGTTGCTTCATTACACGCCTGTTTGACCAAAGCAAAGGTCTCTACTTCTATGAAGTTGGAAGAGTTTCCTTCTATTATCCCATGCTCTGTAATTCACCCTGGGACCAAATCTTGCTTAGTTCATGATGCTAATGCAGCGGCAGCTACTTTCCGGAAAACATTTCCTCTTTACTTCTCTTTGACTTTTGTGCCCTTTGTCGTTCTACGCTTGCAGAAG TTTATGGATGCTCCTACACGCACCTGTTGGTATGCTCTTACAGGGGCTGTTCGCTCGACAACCTTCTTGTCCGCTTTTGTTGGAATCTTTCAG GCTGTCATATGTTGCCACCGGAAGGTGGCATCAAAGGACCATAAGCTTTTATATTGGGTAGCTGGGGCTCTCTCAGGCCTCTCTGTGTTGCTGGAGAAGAAAGCTAGACGTGGAGAACTTGCCCTGTATGTTCTTCCTCGAGCTGCAGATTCTTTGTGGTATATATTGGTGAATCGTCATTTGCTTCCGGATATCAAGAATGCAGAG GTGCCCTTGTTTTGTGCCTGTATGGGTGGTATTATGTACTACCTGGAGCATGAACCAGACACCATGGCTCCCTTCCTCAGAGGCCTGATCCGCCGCTTCCTTGCTAGCCGAATCAGCAATCCTACTCCTCCATCAAATAGAAATGCCTCCTATACGTATCTACACACTCTTGATGCCATGAAGGAGCCAAAAATGCCAGAAATCCGCGAGACTGAAACTTTAACTGCAGAGAAATACAACCTTGAATCAATACCAGGACTTTGA